CCTTTCAACAAATGGACGAAAACATTCATGGCACTTACATTGGCAACAGGTCTTGCTGCTTGCGGCAATCAGGCGAGCACCGATACTGGTCAGACGCAAGCCCCTGCTGATAAAGGAGCGGAGCCGACAGAGCTTACGATTGCGCTCGATTGGTATCCGAATGCTGTACATTCCTTCTTGTATGTCGCAGAGGAGCAGGGCTATTTCAAAGACGAGAACCTCAAGGTGACCATGCAAATGCCTTCAGACAGCAATGATCCGTTGAAGATGGCGGCTGCGGGTAAAGTAGATTTGGCAATCAGCTATCAACCACAGCTCATCCAAGCTCGTGCAGAAGGAGTTCCTGTCGTATCCGTAGGTGCACTTGTTCGTCATCCGTTAAACGTGATCATGACGCGCCAAGACAGTGGAATCGATACTCCGCAAAAGTTGGCTGGAAAAAATATCGGTTATCCATCACTTCCACTTGATGAATCTATCGTACGTCAAGTTGTGAAGCATGGTGGTGGCGATGATTCCGGACTGACCTTCACGGATATCGGCTTTGACATCGTCCCAGCGTTGACAGCCAAAAAAGTCGATGCAGTAGTAGGTGGCTATATCAACCATGAGCAACCAATATTGGAGAAGCACGGCGTTCCAGTCAATGTGTTCAAGCCTTTTGAGTTTGGTGTTCCAGACTACTATGAGCTCGTATTGGCGACAAGTGACGAGACTTTGGGTAAAAAGCAGAAAGCTGTGGAAGGTTTCCTGCGTGCGATTGGCAAAGGACAGGACTATGTGAAAAATAATAAGGAAAAGGCACTCGATTTGTTGTTTACCAAACAGGCTACGGATTTCCCGCTGGAAAAAGACATTGAGACCAAGAGCTTGGATATCCTCATTCCGTTGATGGATGCGGGAGAAAAGCCTTTTGGATACCAGACGGCCGAATCTTGGCAAACACTGATTGATTGGATGAAAAAAGAGAAGCTGATAACAACTGACGTCAAAGCAGAAGAGATTATGCGCGATCTCGTGAAGTAATCAGTAAAAAGCACCCCCTTTGCACGCTCTTGAGAGTTTACTCTCCATTGGCGAGACAGAGGAGGTGCTTTCTCTATGATGTCTTCCTTTTAGGAGGAGAGGGGAAAACAAAGTTCTGCTGTCATCCCTTTTCCTGAATCGCTTGTTAACAGCAGGTGTCCATGATGAGCGGAAGCAATCCGTGCAACCATGGGCAACCCGAGACCATGACCATTGTGTAAAGGAGATTTTCTTTTTGACGAATAAGGCAATTCCATCAAGTCAGGCAGCATGCTTTGCTCAATGCCTTTTCCGTTGTCAGTGATAATCAAGAGGGCATTGCGCTGGTTGGGTGACACGGTCGTTTGCACGTGGATGTGACAGCCTAATGGGTTATGCGCGATGCTGTTTTGGACTAGATTCGTGATGGCGCGGACAAGAAGTTTTTCATCGCCCATCACGAGGCACTGCTCAGTCGTGACATCCAGCTCGATGGTAAACGTCTCTGCCAAATCATTGTTCAAAAAGTCAGTGACAATTTGCCGCGCAAGTGTCGATAGCCGAAGCGGTTTGGTATGAATGGGCTGCATTTCGTATTCCAGCATGGAAACGAGATTCAAGTCGCTGACCAGAGACCGGAGCTTTTCTCCTTGCTTTCGAATAATGCTTGCTTTTTGCTGCTGTTCAAAAGGCACCGCGTCGCTCTCTTCTAATTCACTGGCATACCCGAGCACCATCGATAATGGCGTGCGTATATCGTGGGAGATTCCCGCGATCCAGTTCGAGCGTGCTTCGTCTCTGGCTTTTAGTAAAGCGTTCTTCTCTTGCAGAAGCGACGATGCATGATTAATGCTTCTAGCAATCCCGCTGAACATTCCCTTTGCCTCGAGATGTGTATGCTGATCTTCTGACAGGGCGTGAATCCCGCTAATCAGTGGGCGGATTGCCCGAATGAGTCGAGAGCCGATGAATAGCGAGAGAAGAGCGGCGAGTAGGATATTTCCGAAAAGCAAAGCCAGTAATCGATACGGCAAATCGCTTATCCAACTGATCGGGAAATGAAACTGGTACTTGGCGAGACTGTCCTTCGGGTAGCCCACGACGACTAGCCCCAACTCATGCTCCCAAACAAAAACAGGATAGTCCTGTAAGTAATTTCGCGAGAACTGCGCGACTTCTGCCAGAGAATAGGTGCGGGGCAATTGGTCCGGTATGGCGTAGTCCCAGATCACCTTCCCATCGTTCGCAATCAGCATGGCCCAAGCCTGGCTTTTTTGCAACCATTCTTGTGCATTTGGTTCCAACGTATAGTGGGAACTGTTCTTGTGGAGACCTTCTGCCACAGCTTGTGTGACGTGAATGGGAGGAGATCCTTCGTTCATGCCTTTGAAAACAAATGTGCCGAGAATGATGTAATTGACGATGAGCAAAAAGACGGCGATCAGGATAGAAGCACCTGTATAACGACGTAAAATTCGTGCGGCTCCATCCATCTACAGCTCTTCCTTTACAAGTAATTTGTATCCGAGTCCTCTTACCGTCAGCAAATATTCAGGAGCGGACGGACATGGCTCGATCTTTTCGCGAATGCGACGCATATGAACCATCAGCGTGTTTTCATACCCGTAGTAATCGTCACCCCATACAGATTGGCACAGGGCATCACTCGTGACGATTCGTCCCCGATTTTCATAGAGTTTTCGCAAGAGCGCGTGTTCCTTGGCGGTCAAAGCGTATTCGTAGTGATCTCTCGTCACGATTGCCGCCTCCAAATCGATCGTACTGTCACCAAGCTGGAAAACCGGCAGACGATCAATTTGGGGAGGAGCGTAAACGCGTCGTAAAATGACCAGGAGACGAAGAACGAGTTCGCGCGGCAAAAATGGCTTCACGATATAGTCGTCAGCGCCTAGGCCAAGTCCGAGCAATCGATCCTCATCTTCGCCTCTCGCTGACAGAAAAATGACAGGGATTTGCGAGAAACGACGGATCGAAGTCAAAAGTCCAAATCCATCTCCATCAGGCAGCATGACATCCAGAATCGCCACATCTGGCTTGTCCGAAGTGCATATCACTAACGCCTCTTTACAACTACCCGCATGAAAAATACGAGAGAATCCTTCCTTACGCAAAAATCCATCGATCATATTTCTGATTTCAAGCTCATCTTCCACGAGGAGCACTTTTTTCTGTTTCCACTCTTCCATATTGAATCACCTGTATTTATTATACTCGCTCGATTTGTGTGTTCTACCCACTCGGAGTCGATTTAAGGTTGTTGTAAGATTCTTGTCAGCTTATCGACGGGTTGGAACTCTATGATTTCGTAGGAGAGACCAACAGATAGGAGCGAGAAAAGATGAATACGGTGATTCGAACGGAAAACCTTTCAAAACGCTATGGAGGAGCCTATTCCGTCCAGCGGGTGAATCTTGCGGTAGGAGAAGGCGAGGTTTATGGCTTCCTCGGTCCAAATGGTGCAGGAAAATCGACGACTCTTAAAATGCTGCTAGGATTAGTCAAGCCGACTGAAGGGAGTGTGTCCGTATTCGGGAAGGATTTTAGTAGGAACCGACTTGAGATTTTGAGTCAGACGGGTTCCTTGATCGAGGCTCCTTCCTATTACGGTCATCTTACCGGCCTGGAAAATATGCGTGTCATGCAGTGGCTGCGAGATGTCCCGGACAAACATGTAGAGAAGGCCTTGCAAATCGTCCGTTTGGAAAAGCAACAGAACAAAAAGGTAGATCAGTATTCTCTCGGGATGAAGCAGCGACTGGGAATTGCTATGGCTTTGCTGCATTTTCCAAAGCTCGTCATCCTCGATGAACCGACAAACGGTCTGGACCCAGCGGGAATCGGTGAGATTCGGGAATTGATTCAATCGTTGCCACATCAGTATGGAATGACCGTTTTGCTCTCCAGTCATCTACTCTCGGAAATCGAGCAAGTGGCTACGTCTATCGGTATTATTCACGGGGGGAAACTGCTGTTCCAAGGGAGTATGGAGCAACTGCAACGGAATAGTCAGCCTCATGTTTGGATGAAAACGCAGGACAATGAAAAAGCGAGAAGAGTTCTTCAAGAGATGGAACTTTCTACCAGTCTCCAAGATGGCTACCTGGTCATGGAAGGCATGGGGGATAGAGAGGTAGCGCAGACAAACCGGGCGCTGATTATGGCGGGCCTTGATGTTTATCGCATTGAAGAGCACAAAAAAAGCTTGGAGAGTATTTTCCTCTCCCTAACAGGAAAGGAGGGGAGCTTGTAATGAGGACACTCTGGCTAGAGTTTTATAAAATTCGACATAAGCGTTTGTTTCTCATGCTTGTCATTCTTTTGAGCATCGAACTAGCATGGGGGTTTATGGCTGTCAGCATCTCCATGACAAAAAATCCGGATGCCGCAAAGTGGAGCGCTATTCTGGTCACGATTACAGCCATGAACGGATTGTTTTTGCCGATCGGTTCGGCTGTCATTGTTTCACGGATTTGTGATATGGAACACAAAGGGCGTACATGGAAGCTTCTGATAGCTGCTTCTGTCAGCCGAAAAGCGGTGTATGCGGCAAAATTCGTTTCTGCTGCTGTTTTGATGGGGGGGGCCGTCATTCTACAGGCTTTGGCGATCGTTGCATTTGGCATTGGTTATGGTTTAGCGGAGCCAGTCCCGATTGGCATATTACTACGCTTTGTAGCAGGGACTACGCTGACGAATCTCGTGGTGATTGCTCTGCAACAATGGCTCTCTCTCGCTATCAAAAATCAGGCATTTAGCCTATGCCTCGGGATGATCGGGGGATTCATTGGCATGACAGCGGCCTTGTTTCCGCCACAAGTCGGACGCCTTTTCATCTGGTCATACTATGTAGACTTTTCTCCCGTTACGTATCAGTACGTGAACGAAACCATGCTGTTTACTACACGCGAAGTCGGCGTTCATTTGCCGATCATCGTCGTACTCATGGGCATCGCATTCTACCTTGCTGGGAGCATTCACGTATCCCGGCAAGACCTATAGGGAGGACCTTGTATGCTAATCAAATGTTTGGGAGCAGAATGGGTAAAACTGCGTCGTTCTCGTATTTGGCTCGTTTTGCTAATCCTTCCTGTTTTCAGTACGCTGATCGGTTTCGCCAACTACTGGATGAACCAAGCGATCCTGCAAAATGGCTGGTACAGCCTGTGGACGCAGGTGAGCTTGTTCTACGGAGAATTTTTCTTACCCATTCTCATCGCGATCTGCTGTTCGTTCGTGTGCAGACTGGAGCATGCAAATCGTAGCTGGAACGTGATACTGACAGCGCCTGTATCGACTCCAACGATTTTTATCGCGAAGCTGGTGGTGGTTGGCGTTCTCCTTTTTGTTGTGCAGCTTTTCTTCTTCGTGCTGTATATTTGCGCGGGCTTCATCGCTGGACTGCACGCACAGTTTTCGTTTCCTCCTGAAGTGTTCGGATGGATCATGCGAGGCTGGCTGGCTTCGCACACCATCA
This genomic stretch from Brevibacillus sp. DP1.3A harbors:
- a CDS encoding response regulator transcription factor translates to MEEWKQKKVLLVEDELEIRNMIDGFLRKEGFSRIFHAGSCKEALVICTSDKPDVAILDVMLPDGDGFGLLTSIRRFSQIPVIFLSARGEDEDRLLGLGLGADDYIVKPFLPRELVLRLLVILRRVYAPPQIDRLPVFQLGDSTIDLEAAIVTRDHYEYALTAKEHALLRKLYENRGRIVTSDALCQSVWGDDYYGYENTLMVHMRRIREKIEPCPSAPEYLLTVRGLGYKLLVKEEL
- a CDS encoding sensor histidine kinase KdpD produces the protein MDGAARILRRYTGASILIAVFLLIVNYIILGTFVFKGMNEGSPPIHVTQAVAEGLHKNSSHYTLEPNAQEWLQKSQAWAMLIANDGKVIWDYAIPDQLPRTYSLAEVAQFSRNYLQDYPVFVWEHELGLVVVGYPKDSLAKYQFHFPISWISDLPYRLLALLFGNILLAALLSLFIGSRLIRAIRPLISGIHALSEDQHTHLEAKGMFSGIARSINHASSLLQEKNALLKARDEARSNWIAGISHDIRTPLSMVLGYASELEESDAVPFEQQQKASIIRKQGEKLRSLVSDLNLVSMLEYEMQPIHTKPLRLSTLARQIVTDFLNNDLAETFTIELDVTTEQCLVMGDEKLLVRAITNLVQNSIAHNPLGCHIHVQTTVSPNQRNALLIITDNGKGIEQSMLPDLMELPYSSKRKSPLHNGHGLGLPMVARIASAHHGHLLLTSDSGKGMTAELCFPLSS
- a CDS encoding ABC transporter ATP-binding protein, with translation MNTVIRTENLSKRYGGAYSVQRVNLAVGEGEVYGFLGPNGAGKSTTLKMLLGLVKPTEGSVSVFGKDFSRNRLEILSQTGSLIEAPSYYGHLTGLENMRVMQWLRDVPDKHVEKALQIVRLEKQQNKKVDQYSLGMKQRLGIAMALLHFPKLVILDEPTNGLDPAGIGEIRELIQSLPHQYGMTVLLSSHLLSEIEQVATSIGIIHGGKLLFQGSMEQLQRNSQPHVWMKTQDNEKARRVLQEMELSTSLQDGYLVMEGMGDREVAQTNRALIMAGLDVYRIEEHKKSLESIFLSLTGKEGSL
- a CDS encoding ABC transporter substrate-binding protein, whose product is MKPFNKWTKTFMALTLATGLAACGNQASTDTGQTQAPADKGAEPTELTIALDWYPNAVHSFLYVAEEQGYFKDENLKVTMQMPSDSNDPLKMAAAGKVDLAISYQPQLIQARAEGVPVVSVGALVRHPLNVIMTRQDSGIDTPQKLAGKNIGYPSLPLDESIVRQVVKHGGGDDSGLTFTDIGFDIVPALTAKKVDAVVGGYINHEQPILEKHGVPVNVFKPFEFGVPDYYELVLATSDETLGKKQKAVEGFLRAIGKGQDYVKNNKEKALDLLFTKQATDFPLEKDIETKSLDILIPLMDAGEKPFGYQTAESWQTLIDWMKKEKLITTDVKAEEIMRDLVK
- a CDS encoding ABC transporter permease; amino-acid sequence: MLIKCLGAEWVKLRRSRIWLVLLILPVFSTLIGFANYWMNQAILQNGWYSLWTQVSLFYGEFFLPILIAICCSFVCRLEHANRSWNVILTAPVSTPTIFIAKLVVVGVLLFVVQLFFFVLYICAGFIAGLHAQFSFPPEVFGWIMRGWLASHTIIAFQLWLSTRIQSFAVPVGISICTVFVGLGLYVSGLGMFFPLSLLTIGMGVLSQESLSLGESGTFVVMCVLFVTSGCVLGIRRLTRAGI
- a CDS encoding ABC transporter permease — its product is MRTLWLEFYKIRHKRLFLMLVILLSIELAWGFMAVSISMTKNPDAAKWSAILVTITAMNGLFLPIGSAVIVSRICDMEHKGRTWKLLIAASVSRKAVYAAKFVSAAVLMGGAVILQALAIVAFGIGYGLAEPVPIGILLRFVAGTTLTNLVVIALQQWLSLAIKNQAFSLCLGMIGGFIGMTAALFPPQVGRLFIWSYYVDFSPVTYQYVNETMLFTTREVGVHLPIIVVLMGIAFYLAGSIHVSRQDL